A genomic segment from Curtobacterium sp. MCSS17_007 encodes:
- a CDS encoding SPFH domain-containing protein, with the protein MTISAGTIALIVLVLVVVIFVIVVLSRAIRIVPQATAGIVERLGKYHKTLNPGLNILVPFIDRLRPLIDMREQVVSFPPQPVITEDNLVVSIDTVVYFQVTDARAATYEIANYLGAVEQLTTTTLRNVVGGLNLEEALTSRDNINGQLRVVLDEATGKWGIRVGRVELKAIEPPVSIQDAMEQQLRAERNRRAAILQAEGTKQSQILEAEGQRQAAILAAEGDAKAQVLRAEGEAQAIATVFDAIHTGDPDDKLLSYQYLQTLPKIAEGTANKLWMIPSEFTEALSGIAKGFTGGRSGSGPVAGAAGGTDFLSRISKLANESLANTATADGAAAANPRPDATAADIVPDAALDERLEESNRSVDAHLAAADEASQTALGDDRQQ; encoded by the coding sequence GTGACCATCTCAGCCGGGACGATCGCCCTGATCGTCCTCGTCCTCGTCGTCGTGATCTTCGTGATCGTCGTCCTGTCCCGCGCGATCCGCATCGTGCCGCAGGCGACGGCCGGGATCGTCGAACGACTGGGCAAGTACCACAAGACGCTCAACCCGGGTCTGAACATCCTGGTGCCGTTCATCGACCGGCTCCGGCCGCTCATCGACATGCGCGAGCAGGTCGTGTCCTTCCCGCCGCAGCCCGTGATCACCGAGGACAACCTGGTCGTCTCGATCGACACGGTCGTCTACTTCCAGGTGACCGACGCCCGCGCGGCGACGTACGAGATCGCGAACTACCTCGGGGCCGTCGAGCAGCTCACGACGACCACGCTCCGCAACGTCGTCGGTGGTCTCAACCTCGAGGAGGCCCTGACGAGCCGCGACAACATCAACGGGCAGCTCCGCGTCGTGCTCGACGAGGCGACGGGCAAGTGGGGCATCCGTGTCGGCCGTGTCGAGCTCAAGGCCATCGAGCCGCCCGTGTCGATCCAGGACGCGATGGAGCAGCAGCTCCGCGCAGAGCGCAACCGACGTGCTGCGATCCTGCAGGCCGAGGGCACCAAGCAGTCGCAGATCCTCGAGGCCGAGGGCCAGCGGCAGGCCGCGATCCTCGCCGCCGAAGGTGACGCCAAGGCGCAGGTCCTCCGTGCCGAGGGTGAAGCGCAGGCCATCGCGACGGTCTTCGACGCGATCCACACCGGCGATCCGGACGACAAGCTGCTGTCCTACCAGTACCTGCAGACCCTGCCGAAGATCGCCGAGGGCACCGCGAACAAGCTCTGGATGATCCCGAGCGAGTTCACCGAGGCGCTGTCCGGGATCGCCAAGGGGTTCACGGGCGGACGCTCCGGCAGCGGCCCGGTGGCCGGTGCCGCGGGCGGCACGGACTTCCTGTCACGGATCTCGAAGCTCGCGAACGAGAGCCTCGCGAACACGGCGACGGCGGACGGTGCCGCGGCGGCGAACCCCCGCCCGGACGCGACCGCGGCGGACATCGTCCCGGACGCCGCCCTCGACGAGCGGCTCGAGGAGTCGAACCGCAGCGTCGACGCCCACCTCGCGGCCGCGGACGAGGCCTCGCAGACCGCCCTCGGGGACGATCGCCAGCAGTAG
- the dhaK gene encoding dihydroxyacetone kinase subunit DhaK, whose product MKKLINDPHDVVTETVRGFARAHEGHVVLVEGPIHLHRADAPVRGKVGIISGGGSGHEPLHAGFVGHGMLDAAVPGPVFTSPTPDPILAATKAVDGGAGVLHIVKNYTGDVLNFETAAELAEMEDIRVESVVVDDDVAVQDSLYTAGRRGVAGTVVVEKCAGAAAERGDDLDAVAAVARRVNDVTRSMGLALGSGTVPHAGEPSFTLADDEVELGIGIHGEPGRERIAMAPADQLVDRVLEPVLADLDAPAGSQLLLLVNGMGGTPLSELYIVYRRAAEVLSDRGHHVARSVVGDYVTSLEMPGFSITVTVLDEELTALWDAPVETPALRWGR is encoded by the coding sequence ATGAAGAAGCTCATCAACGATCCGCACGACGTCGTGACGGAGACCGTCCGTGGGTTCGCCCGGGCGCACGAGGGACACGTCGTGCTGGTCGAGGGCCCGATCCACCTGCACCGCGCCGACGCTCCCGTGCGCGGGAAGGTCGGCATCATCAGCGGCGGCGGCAGCGGCCACGAGCCCCTGCATGCCGGCTTCGTCGGACACGGCATGCTCGACGCCGCGGTACCCGGACCGGTCTTCACGAGCCCGACACCGGACCCGATCCTCGCCGCGACGAAGGCGGTGGACGGGGGAGCCGGTGTGCTCCACATCGTGAAGAACTACACCGGCGACGTCCTCAACTTCGAGACTGCCGCCGAGCTCGCCGAGATGGAGGACATCCGCGTCGAGTCCGTCGTGGTCGACGACGACGTCGCCGTGCAGGACTCCCTGTACACGGCCGGACGTCGAGGCGTGGCCGGCACCGTCGTCGTCGAGAAGTGCGCCGGTGCCGCTGCCGAGCGCGGTGACGACCTCGACGCCGTCGCGGCGGTCGCCCGACGGGTCAACGACGTCACCCGGTCGATGGGCCTGGCCCTCGGCTCCGGGACGGTCCCGCACGCGGGGGAGCCGTCCTTCACGCTCGCGGACGACGAGGTCGAGCTCGGGATCGGCATCCACGGCGAGCCGGGCCGCGAACGCATCGCGATGGCCCCCGCCGACCAGCTCGTCGACCGCGTGCTCGAACCGGTGCTCGCCGACCTCGACGCACCCGCCGGCTCGCAGCTGCTGCTCCTGGTGAACGGCATGGGCGGCACCCCGCTCTCCGAGCTGTACATCGTCTACCGACGCGCCGCCGAGGTGCTCTCGGACCGCGGCCACCACGTCGCGCGTAGCGTGGTCGGCGACTACGTCACGTCCCTCGAGATGCCCGGCTTCTCGATCACCGTCACGGTGCTCGACGAGGAGCTCACGGCCCTCTGGGACGCCCCGGTGGAGACCCCGGCGCTGCGCTGGGGTCGTTGA
- a CDS encoding SDR family oxidoreductase, giving the protein MTNPLAPGSLTDKRALVTGSSRGIGADTVGYLAEAGAKVVVNYRNKAKRAEQIAEKVVAAGGSALAVGADLTDHDSVQAMVDTVVAEWGGIDLLVLNASGGMESGVGEDYALRLNRDAQVDMLQTAVPHMPAGSRVVFVTSHQAHFVETAETMDEYVPVAKSKRAGELALRELIPQLEAAGIEFVVVSGDMIEGTITATLLNRLNPGAIEGRRQEVGKLYSVSEFAAEIALAAVEPIPADHTKLVGDTSGFTA; this is encoded by the coding sequence GTGACGAACCCCCTCGCCCCCGGATCCCTCACCGACAAGCGCGCCCTCGTCACCGGGTCGTCGCGCGGCATCGGCGCCGACACCGTCGGCTACCTGGCGGAGGCCGGCGCGAAGGTCGTCGTCAACTACCGCAACAAGGCCAAGCGCGCGGAGCAGATCGCCGAGAAGGTCGTCGCCGCGGGGGGTTCGGCCCTCGCCGTCGGCGCCGACCTGACCGACCACGACTCGGTCCAGGCCATGGTCGACACCGTGGTCGCCGAGTGGGGCGGCATCGACCTGCTCGTCCTGAACGCGTCGGGCGGCATGGAGTCGGGTGTCGGCGAGGACTACGCGCTCCGCCTCAACCGCGACGCGCAGGTCGACATGCTGCAGACGGCCGTGCCGCACATGCCGGCCGGGTCCCGTGTGGTCTTCGTGACGAGCCACCAGGCCCACTTCGTCGAGACCGCCGAGACCATGGACGAGTACGTGCCGGTCGCGAAGAGCAAGCGTGCCGGCGAGCTCGCCCTGCGTGAGCTGATCCCGCAGCTCGAGGCCGCCGGCATCGAGTTCGTCGTCGTCTCCGGCGACATGATCGAGGGCACGATCACGGCGACCCTGCTCAACCGGCTCAACCCGGGCGCGATCGAGGGGCGCCGCCAGGAGGTCGGGAAGCTCTACAGCGTGTCCGAGTTCGCGGCCGAGATCGCCCTCGCCGCCGTCGAGCCGATCCCCGCCGACCACACGAAGCTCGTCGGCGACACCAGCGGCTTCACGGCCTGA
- a CDS encoding cupin domain-containing protein has protein sequence MAGDQGIRVDEFTRTRGACCVVHSLVATIPPGGSTGWHRHHAWQTGIVARGRLRHRTADAERFHGPGDVLVERPGVDHEASNVSDEELVLVFVAARPEGVPLSTAAARGPAKLT, from the coding sequence ATGGCAGGGGACCAGGGGATCCGGGTCGACGAGTTCACGAGGACCCGGGGCGCGTGTTGCGTCGTCCACTCACTCGTGGCGACGATCCCGCCGGGCGGATCGACCGGGTGGCACCGGCACCACGCGTGGCAGACGGGGATCGTCGCGCGCGGCCGCCTGCGACACCGCACGGCCGACGCCGAGCGGTTCCACGGGCCCGGTGACGTGCTCGTCGAGCGACCGGGAGTCGACCACGAGGCCTCGAACGTGTCGGACGAGGAGCTGGTGCTCGTGTTCGTCGCGGCACGGCCGGAGGGAGTGCCACTGAGCACGGCAGCGGCCCGCGGCCCCGCCAAGTTGACATAA
- a CDS encoding NfeD family protein yields the protein MNIDWIQTVVWIGLTLLLGVVEIFTLDFVFLMLAAGAAGGLIAALIGAPWWLAAIVAALVALVLLSLVRPRLLVALGRNADPHRTNIEGLIGLRGTVAVAFTSSSPGQVRLANGETWSARLASDSPDRTPPLGTPVVVESIEGSTAVVRLGERATS from the coding sequence GTGAACATCGACTGGATCCAGACCGTCGTCTGGATCGGACTGACACTGCTGCTGGGCGTGGTCGAGATCTTCACCCTCGACTTCGTCTTCCTGATGTTGGCGGCCGGAGCGGCGGGAGGCCTGATCGCGGCGCTGATCGGCGCACCGTGGTGGCTCGCCGCGATCGTCGCCGCCCTCGTCGCACTCGTGCTGCTCTCGCTCGTGCGCCCTCGCCTGCTGGTGGCGCTCGGCCGGAACGCCGACCCGCACCGCACGAACATCGAGGGACTCATCGGACTGCGTGGCACCGTCGCCGTGGCGTTCACCTCGTCGTCCCCCGGGCAGGTCCGTCTCGCGAACGGCGAGACGTGGAGCGCCCGGCTCGCCTCGGACTCCCCCGACCGCACACCACCGCTCGGCACCCCCGTGGTCGTCGAGTCGATCGAGGGGTCGACCGCGGTCGTCCGCCTCGGAGAAAGGGCCACCTCGTGA
- a CDS encoding DUF4190 domain-containing protein, whose protein sequence is MSTNGYPPAPKAPGAAPASSGGNGLAIGSLVLGIIGTVFGLLIAIIGIIAGVIGLVLGIIARRRGQSRGMVLAGIILSAIGIVLGIIGYVATAVLLTQS, encoded by the coding sequence ATGTCCACGAACGGTTACCCGCCTGCACCCAAGGCCCCCGGCGCGGCGCCCGCGTCGAGCGGTGGAAACGGTCTCGCGATCGGTTCGCTCGTGCTCGGCATCATCGGCACCGTGTTCGGTCTTCTGATCGCGATCATCGGGATCATCGCGGGCGTGATCGGCCTGGTGCTCGGCATCATCGCGCGCCGCCGCGGCCAGAGCCGCGGGATGGTCCTCGCCGGGATCATCCTGTCCGCGATCGGCATCGTGCTCGGCATCATCGGCTACGTCGCCACGGCGGTCCTGCTCACGCAGTCCTGA
- a CDS encoding RNA polymerase-binding protein RbpA has protein sequence MADRSLRGMRLGSQSLQSEEGVELSDRKRAVYQTESGETFDVVFSAEADVPQTWSEPRTGREGRLLGDDGVPVEVAAEDVKAPRTHWDMLLERRSREELEELLQERLQFLRARRGA, from the coding sequence ATGGCTGATCGGAGTCTCCGCGGGATGCGGCTCGGGAGCCAGAGTCTCCAGAGCGAGGAGGGCGTCGAGCTCTCCGACCGGAAGCGCGCGGTCTACCAGACCGAGTCGGGGGAGACGTTCGACGTCGTCTTCTCCGCCGAGGCGGACGTGCCGCAGACGTGGTCCGAGCCCCGGACCGGACGCGAAGGACGACTGCTCGGCGACGACGGGGTCCCCGTCGAGGTCGCCGCTGAGGACGTCAAGGCACCCAGGACCCACTGGGACATGTTGCTCGAGCGGCGTTCCCGAGAGGAACTGGAGGAGCTGCTGCAGGAGCGACTGCAGTTCCTCCGTGCACGCCGCGGCGCCTAG
- a CDS encoding NUDIX domain-containing protein encodes MTAKPGLRRSSRIILLDPDDRVFLMDTRSPSSDGSHRWITPGGGVDPGESHRDAAVRELREETGIVVDDPGDPVWTWDFTVEWDLADHDRGHSEFYVVRTPGFELSDAEWTDDERVDILASRWWTADELDATDEVFEPAELPALVRRHGRR; translated from the coding sequence GTGACCGCCAAGCCCGGCCTGCGCCGTTCCTCCCGGATCATCCTGCTCGACCCGGACGACCGCGTGTTCCTCATGGACACGCGGTCGCCGTCGTCCGACGGCTCGCACCGCTGGATCACGCCAGGTGGGGGCGTCGACCCGGGGGAGTCCCACCGGGACGCCGCCGTCCGCGAGCTGCGCGAGGAGACCGGCATCGTCGTCGACGATCCGGGCGATCCGGTCTGGACCTGGGACTTCACGGTCGAGTGGGACCTCGCCGACCACGACCGGGGTCACAGCGAGTTCTACGTCGTCCGGACGCCAGGGTTCGAACTGTCCGACGCCGAGTGGACCGACGACGAGCGCGTCGACATCCTCGCGTCGCGGTGGTGGACCGCGGACGAGCTGGACGCGACGGACGAGGTGTTCGAACCGGCGGAGCTCCCTGCGCTGGTGCGGCGCCACGGTCGACGCTGA
- a CDS encoding zinc-dependent alcohol dehydrogenase family protein, producing MRAVRYDRFGATPVIVDLPTPDAPADGVVVAVRATGVCRSDWHAWKGHDDSVSLPHVPGHEFSGTVSAVGADVTGFAVGDRVTAPFVFACGTCEQCRDGATQVCTRQQQPGFTLPGSYAESVVVPHADVNLVPLPDEVGFAEAAGLGCRFGTAYHALHARGRVAEGEWVAVFGCGGVGLSTILVAVATGARVVAVDVSPAALERAAALGATTLSMGEDVAATVHAVTGGGAHVSIDAYGSRGTSVAAVASLRPRGRHVQVGLLLDDEAVPAIPMGRVIADELELLGSHGIAVGEYAAMLDDVVAGRLRPADSIGRTIGFDDLPAAIESMDRPATGAGMTVAVF from the coding sequence ATGCGCGCAGTCCGGTACGACCGCTTCGGAGCCACTCCCGTGATCGTCGACCTCCCGACGCCGGACGCACCGGCCGATGGTGTCGTCGTGGCTGTCCGAGCGACGGGGGTCTGCCGGAGCGACTGGCACGCGTGGAAGGGGCACGACGACTCGGTGTCGCTGCCGCACGTACCGGGTCACGAGTTCTCCGGGACCGTGTCCGCCGTCGGGGCGGACGTCACCGGGTTCGCGGTCGGCGACCGGGTGACCGCACCGTTCGTGTTCGCCTGCGGGACGTGCGAGCAGTGTCGGGACGGCGCCACGCAGGTGTGCACGCGGCAGCAGCAGCCCGGCTTCACGCTGCCGGGCTCGTACGCCGAGTCCGTGGTCGTGCCGCATGCCGACGTCAACCTCGTCCCACTGCCCGACGAGGTCGGGTTCGCCGAGGCAGCGGGGCTCGGGTGCCGCTTCGGCACCGCCTACCACGCACTGCACGCGCGCGGGCGTGTAGCCGAGGGGGAGTGGGTCGCCGTGTTCGGCTGCGGCGGCGTCGGGCTGTCCACGATCCTGGTCGCCGTCGCGACCGGTGCACGCGTCGTCGCCGTCGACGTCTCACCGGCGGCGCTGGAGCGTGCGGCGGCCCTCGGCGCGACCACCCTCTCGATGGGCGAGGACGTGGCGGCGACGGTCCACGCGGTCACGGGCGGGGGCGCGCACGTGTCGATCGACGCCTACGGCAGCCGTGGGACGTCGGTCGCCGCCGTGGCGTCCCTCCGGCCCCGCGGTCGGCACGTGCAGGTCGGGCTCCTGCTCGACGACGAGGCAGTGCCGGCGATCCCGATGGGCCGGGTCATCGCGGACGAGCTCGAACTGCTCGGCAGCCACGGGATCGCCGTGGGGGAGTACGCCGCCATGCTCGACGACGTGGTCGCCGGCCGCCTCCGGCCCGCCGACTCGATCGGGCGCACCATCGGCTTCGACGACCTGCCGGCGGCGATCGAGTCGATGGATCGCCCTGCGACGGGCGCCGGGATGACGGTCGCCGTCTTCTGA
- the dhaM gene encoding dihydroxyacetone kinase phosphoryl donor subunit DhaM, whose amino-acid sequence MTVGILVVSHSAAIATGTVELARQMAADVPLVAAGGTDDGGIGTSFEAITDGIQELASADAVVVLCDLGSAYLTTDTALDFLDDADRERVHVSQAPLVEGTVAAAVAAQTGGDVATVLAAAASAAGSADDAGGASDPTDQPGGATPGDEAGPVDGVVTETVELVNESGLHARPAAEFVKAAAKHESRVRVNGVDAKSLLAIMALALPKGAAVTIEADGPDAQDAVDALVALVRSGFGE is encoded by the coding sequence GTGACCGTCGGCATCCTGGTCGTCTCGCACAGCGCGGCGATCGCGACCGGGACGGTGGAGCTCGCCCGGCAGATGGCCGCGGACGTGCCGCTCGTCGCTGCGGGCGGGACGGACGACGGTGGCATCGGGACGTCCTTCGAGGCGATCACGGACGGCATCCAGGAGCTGGCGTCGGCCGACGCCGTCGTGGTGCTCTGCGACCTCGGTTCCGCCTACCTGACCACCGACACCGCGCTGGACTTCCTCGACGACGCCGACCGCGAGCGCGTGCACGTCTCGCAGGCCCCGCTGGTCGAGGGCACGGTCGCTGCGGCGGTCGCCGCGCAGACCGGCGGTGACGTCGCCACCGTCCTCGCCGCCGCGGCTTCGGCCGCGGGATCCGCGGACGACGCCGGGGGAGCCTCCGACCCGACGGACCAGCCGGGAGGCGCGACCCCCGGCGACGAAGCGGGACCCGTCGACGGGGTGGTCACCGAGACCGTCGAGCTGGTCAACGAGAGCGGCCTGCACGCCCGTCCAGCCGCCGAGTTCGTGAAGGCCGCGGCCAAGCACGAGTCGCGCGTCCGGGTGAACGGCGTCGACGCGAAGAGCCTGCTCGCCATCATGGCGCTCGCCCTGCCGAAGGGCGCCGCCGTGACGATCGAGGCCGACGGCCCCGATGCGCAGGACGCGGTGGACGCCCTCGTCGCGCTCGTCCGTTCCGGCTTCGGTGAGTGA
- the dhaL gene encoding dihydroxyacetone kinase subunit DhaL produces MALDTAWAIDWVRRTASTIDDHRAELVTLDREIGDGDHGENLDRGFRAVVEAVEAGSFDTPGAVFKVVATKLISTVGGAAGPLFGTAYLKAAQAAGEASELDADTLVAVLTAARDGVVSRGKAEVGDKTMVDAWSAAVDAAHTAAAAGEAPERVLEAAADAAVTGAESTDPLVARKGRASYLGERAVGHRDPGAQSTAYILRAAVDAA; encoded by the coding sequence TTGGCGCTCGACACCGCATGGGCCATCGACTGGGTGCGCCGCACCGCCTCGACGATCGACGACCACCGCGCGGAGCTCGTCACCCTCGACCGCGAGATCGGTGACGGGGACCACGGCGAGAACCTCGACCGCGGCTTCCGTGCCGTCGTCGAGGCGGTCGAGGCGGGCTCCTTCGACACCCCCGGCGCGGTCTTCAAGGTCGTTGCGACGAAGCTCATCTCGACCGTCGGCGGGGCGGCGGGGCCGCTGTTCGGGACCGCGTACCTCAAGGCAGCCCAGGCCGCCGGTGAGGCGAGCGAGCTCGACGCCGACACGCTGGTCGCGGTGCTCACCGCTGCCCGGGACGGCGTCGTGTCGCGCGGCAAGGCCGAGGTCGGCGACAAGACCATGGTGGACGCCTGGTCCGCTGCGGTCGACGCCGCGCACACCGCTGCCGCCGCGGGGGAGGCACCGGAGCGCGTGCTCGAGGCGGCCGCCGACGCCGCCGTCACCGGTGCGGAGTCGACCGATCCGCTCGTCGCCCGCAAGGGTCGCGCGAGCTACCTCGGCGAGCGGGCCGTCGGGCACCGCGACCCCGGGGCGCAGTCGACCGCGTACATCCTCCGCGCCGCGGTGGACGCAGCGTGA